In Silene latifolia isolate original U9 population chromosome X, ASM4854445v1, whole genome shotgun sequence, the following proteins share a genomic window:
- the LOC141621046 gene encoding uncharacterized protein LOC141621046 has protein sequence MKGGGVGQSREAAGMTEGERERWSRPRAGVYKVNVDAGLIAGKGVGWGMVCRGSSGAITWAATIQDEGELEPKTAEALAIYHGVQEARRRGEKEVIIESDCLNVVEELNARKQGRSSIHLIYNDILSICNSFESCLVVFVSRKLNSVAHALAHHSPWLLGRREWTIDVPPYIRALAECDLSLMN, from the coding sequence ATGAAGGGCGGAGGTGTGGGACAGAGCAGAGAGGCGGCTGGGATGACGGAGGGGGAAAGGGAGAGGTGGTCACGACCGAGGGCTGGAGTTTACAAGGTGAATGTTGACGCGGGTTTGATTGCAGGAAAAGGAGTGGGTTGGGGCATGGTATGTCGAGGGAGCTCAGGGGCTATCACCTGGGCAGCTACGATCCAAGATGAAGGAGAACTCGAACCAAAGACGGCGGAGGCGTTAGCTATTTACCATGGAGTGCAAGAGGCGAGAAGAAGGGGCGAAAAGGAGGTTATCATCGAGAGCGACTGCTTGAACGTGGTTGAAGAGTTGAATGCACGGAAACAGGGACGGAGTAGCATTCATTTGATTTATAATGACATTTTATCCATTTGTAATTCTTTCGAATCTTGCTTGGTTGTTTTTGTTAGTCGTAAACTGAATAGTGTAGCTCATGCACTCGCACATCATAGCCCTTGGCTATTGGGTAGGCGTGAGTGGACGATTGATGTTCCTCCTTACATTCGAGCTTTGGCCGAGTGTGATTTATCATTAATGAATTAA
- the LOC141619395 gene encoding polyadenylate-binding protein RBP47B'-like encodes MMSAPPQPQPQPQPQHHQPQTLEEVRTLWIGDLQVWVDESYLHSCFAHTCEVVSVKVIRNKITGHPEGYGFIEFMSHTAAERVLQAYNGTSMPGTEQPFRLNWASFGIGERRPDAGPDHSIFVGDLAPDVSDYLLQETFRALYPSVRGAKVVTDPSTGRSKGYGFVKFADEMERNRAMTEMNGQYCLSRPMRISAATPKKTPGVQQSYVAAKALYPTPAYIVPPPVQQVQPLLMEHDPNNTTIYIGNLDPNVTEEELRQHCLQFGEIGYVKIPATKGSAFVQFAVRASADEAIQKLQGAVIGQQAIRISWGRSPTVKQDGTAWGQQVDASQWSAYYGYGQGYDAYAYGAVQDPSAYAYGAYAGYAQYPQQPEGVQDMAGGVGVAPGTEHKEPFDPLATPDVDRLNAAYLAVHGSAILGRPMWLTTSSRTRQASSIPGPH; translated from the exons ATGATGTCGGCGCCACCGCAACCACAACCGCAACCTCAACCGCAACACCACCAACCACAAACTCTAGAAGAAGTGCGTACTTTATGGATTGGTGATCTTCAAGTTTGGGTTGACGAATCTTATCTCCACTCTTGTTTCGCTCACACCTGTGAG GTTGTTTCTGTAAAAGTGATACGCAATAAGATTACTGGCCATCCAGAGGGGTATGGGTTTATTGAGTTTATGTCACATACAGCTGCTGAACGCGTCTTACAAGCATACAATGGAACTTCTATGCCTGGAACCGAACAACCTTTCAGATTAAATTGGGCTTCTTTTGGGATTGGAGAAAGAAGGCCTGATGCAGGCCCTGATCATTCTATCTTTGTGGGGGATCTGGCACCTGATGTTTCAGATTATTTGTTGCAAGAGACCTTTAGGGCTCTCTATCCTTCTGTTAGGGGTGCAAAGGTTGTGACAGATCCGAGCACAGGTCGGTCAAAGGGATATGGGTTTGTTAAATTTGCAGATGAGATGGAGAGAAATAGGGCGATGACTGAAATGAATGGCCAATATTGTTTGTCTAGGCCTATGCGAATTAGTGCTGCTACTCCAAAAAAGACACCTGGGGTTCAACAGTCGTATGTTGCTGCTAAAG CCCTTTATCCTACTCCAGCATATATAGTGCCACCACCAGTGCAACAAGTTCAACCACTACTAATGGAGCATGACCCAAACAATACAACG ATCTATATTGGTAATTTAGACCCAAATGTAACAGAAGAGGAACTGAGACAGCATTGTTTGCAGTTTGGGGAGATTGGCTATGTAAAGATTCCGGCTACTAAGGGTTCTGCTTTTGTTCAGTTTGCTGTCAG GGCATCTGCCGATGAAGCTATACAAAAGCTACAAGGAGCAGTTATTGGTCAGCAAGCAATACGTATTTCATGGGGTAGGAGCCCAACTGTTAAGCAG GATGGTACTGCCTGGGGCCAGCAAGTTGATGCTAGTCAGTGGAGCGCATACTATGGATACGGGCAAGGTTACGACGCTTATGCATATGGTGCCGTTCAGGATCCATCTGCGTATGCATATGGTGCATATGCTGGTTATGCTCAATATCCTCAACAA CCTGAAGGCGTGCAAGATATGGCTGGCGGAGTTGGTGTTGCTCCGGGAACGGAGCATAAGGAACCCTTTGATCCTCTAGCTACACCGGACGTTGATCG GCTGAATGCAGCGTACCTGGCAGTCCATGGCTCTGCAATTCTAGGTCGACCCATGTGGTTAACAACCTCCTCGCGTACAAGACAAGCTTCATCCATTCCTGGACCGCACTAG